GCAAATGTAGCTTCTTGCTAGAATTCTCAGCATGAAATCTGGCCAAGATGGAGTTATTCGAACGTTGCTATATGAACATCGAGCACGATTGGTAGATCCATATAAAGAGAGTGTGGAAGAGTTCACGAATCGCGTTTCACAGCTTAGGAACAAGTTAGGAAGGGAAGGTCTTAAAGATGAAGGTCTTGTGGTACCTAAATAGCTTGGTGCATAGGGTAAAGTGAGTGGGAATATTCTTTTTGGTAACAATGTTTCTCTTCAACATGGGAGAACAGCACCGGAACTGTTGAGGATAGTGTATCTGACAGGCAACGAAAGTCGCCCTGGTGGCTTCTTTCTAAGGGAGCTGATGGTGTTCTAGCTAAATCTTTCGGCTGATTTTTTTGGTTATGGAAGAGGTTAAGGTGTTGTTTCGGGTTATGAAAGATGGGGGTGCTACACCAATTTGTGGGACAGCTTTTAGCTCATATTTGGTGTGAAGAAATCGGACCCTTCGAGTTCTTTGTTTTGAAAAAAGGATCCGTTTTGCTTGGAGGATACGAAAATCACATAAACAAAATCGGACCGTGCGATATCTCCGTGATCAAATCGGATAGTTCGTTTTCTTCGTTGATTTGTTTTTTGAATTTGGTTCTACTAGTCACTGGGTCCGAGTTATGCATGaggaataaatttttttaatctacaGAGAATGAAATCAGACGGTCCGTTTTCAtttattatatagtatttttgaATTAGGTTAAACAACTCGGTTGGTCCgagttgtgtgtatatatatatacactagtgAAGGTGTGCGAACCGTAGATAGCCGACCAAATCTAAGTTTCTTCATCTTGTtcgacttctcttcttctttctccgagTCTGGTGTGTGTTTACTTGGGTTGGGAAAAAAAGTTGATGGTGaagtttctatttttgtttaagtAAGTGAGAGGAATGGATGATAGAGTCCTTTTGAAAGTGTATTCTTTTGGTCAAATTTTGTTGCAGACGCCTGAAGAAGTAAAATTTGTTTGTGAAGATCcattagatgttgttattccctTCACAATTTCATTTGAAGAGCTTAAACGCGTGATTTGTGAGAGGATAGATTCGGAGATGtcaagaaaaatatcatgtattttatacagatatCTTGTACCAGTATTTGGTGGATTCGTTCAATTTCAGACCAAATATATAACGGACAAAGCAAGCATGCAAGAGATGCTTTCAATGTATGTTGAAAGTCGTGCTCAAATCTCGTTTATTGAGTTGTACATTGAATTCGAACAATCTGAGGCCGACCGAAATATTTTACGAGAAGACTACAATAGTGAGAGTGAGGAAGAGTTCGAAAGCAATTACGAAGTTGTTGGTCCAGATGGAGATGAAGAGCAAGGTGACGACACTGTGGCTTCGAATGTGATAGACGTGGCAAATGCACttgctgatgcgtgagcatctttcctatcttttcctagtgaatttgcatctaatttgttgagtttaataaataattaattatcttttagccaatatggatgttactttgagtcttttgcaattttgtttattttaggtagcattcgactggatttgatggagtttctgcagcacaagagcaaaagaaaatggcagcgaagagtgacgcatacgcgtgactgatgcgtacgcgtgatttagagctttccatggcgatgcgtgcgcgtgactgacgcgtacgcgtgatttgaagatttgcacagcgatgcgtgcgcgtgaccgacgcgtccacgtgactcgcgaaaaaggccatcgacgcgtccgcgtgactgacgcgtacgcgtgacatgcgccacgtacagaaaatgcagaaaccgctgggggtgatttctgggccccattttagcacccaagttaggcgccgaTCCAGTGaaaccaagtggtccccacgttacaagacgcgaagtagttagttaattctgatttaaattcaaatttgattttaaaataggaaaaatattatcttaattttagatattagattttaaattaattaggattagttataaaaaggggagacttctcttctatagAGGACATTCCATCagagggattccattagggaattctatacaaatttacattctgtactccatgagcaactaaatctccattgttaaggttaggtgctctgtctatttgtatggattaattttattgcttttttctattttaatttatgcatggatttataatttaagaattgttttcactttttattttatgaatttgggtggaacggaagtatgaccctctttctatttgagttcttgtaaaacttggaaaagctctttacttgaacaatagcttgaaaacaattgctcctaaattttaatt
The sequence above is drawn from the Arachis hypogaea cultivar Tifrunner chromosome 4, arahy.Tifrunner.gnm2.J5K5, whole genome shotgun sequence genome and encodes:
- the LOC112796306 gene encoding desiccation-related protein PCC13-62-like, with the protein product MDNAFERPLVPPFDPYVNEINFLLASYVIPYIGVTGLTNANTLLETPTTKALLARILSMKSGQDGVIRTLLYEHRARLVDPYKESVEEFTNRVSQLRNKLGREGLKDEGLVNSTGTVEDSVSDRQRKSPWWLLSKGADGVLAKSFG
- the LOC140184399 gene encoding uncharacterized protein, with the protein product MDDRVLLKVYSFGQILLQTPEEVKFVCEDPLDVVIPFTISFEELKRVICERIDSEMSRKISCILYRYLVPVFGGFVQFQTKYITDKASMQEMLSMYVESRAQISFIELYIEFEQSEADRNILREDYNSESEEEFESNYEVVGPDGDEEQGDDTVASNVIDVANALADA